The Seriola aureovittata isolate HTS-2021-v1 ecotype China chromosome 8, ASM2101889v1, whole genome shotgun sequence genome contains the following window.
TGATTATCCTTTATTTTCTATCCTTGTCAGCATGAACGTATCAACTGTCTCGCACATAACAAGAAGCCCTCATACAATAAAGATCCAGAGACTGCTCCTCTAAAAGGCTAAAAGGAGACACTGAGGGCGTCCTGATGCCTCAGTGGTATGAGACACTTGTCATGAGCACAAGAAGTTGATATTCTCTATCTACTACTACTGCAGAATTACATGATCATAAGTGATTTGCAGGGACATACTTGATgcagaactttaaaaaaaaaaaaaaaaaaaaaaaaaaaatactgtaactgCATTTAACTCATTTGTAAAGGTACAACTGAAATATGGATACTTCTTTTTTAATGACTGCACATTTTTGGTTGATTTTgtaagaacaaaataaaatgaaaataaaaggggagagaaaaacatatttttcttcgtttttttttaatgaagcagaaaatatCACTTGTTTGATACCAAAAAATTGTTAcgacaacatgaaaaaaagttgtgttATACTTTCACCATGAAAGAATGTGCGAGTAGTGGGAATGGATGAGAGGTAAAACTAAAGAACAATTTACCTGAAATTGAATGGAAATATTGCAGCCACCACATCCTTATCTGACTGCTGATCATCGAAAGCACatacaattaaaatactgttGCTTTTGAAATACtgtgaaacactttttttcatttgtagttGTGCAACATAATACTGTGTTTGTGGTGAAGTCTTGTACGTGGTCGCTACTGTCTTGAAagagtttcattccaaaataaGACATCCACCTTTGATCGTTTGTCAACAGTAATATTTCACCTATTATTTACAGAGGAGTGACATTTTAGAGGATGGGATCATCTTTGTCATATAATGAGTGATGAAAAGCTCATATTTTTGACCGAAATGGATATGTTTTAGAATGAAACCCTTCTCTTGctattttttgcatttgtacaGGTGCTATAGCCCATTTGACTACAAGTGAACTTCTGTTACAACCAACTGGATTTCACAATTTCCCCACTCAACGGAAAAGTGTCCTTTTACAGCATCGATACATTCTTTTTAtattctccatctctgtctgtgttcgCTTTTGGGATCCTATCAAttgaatttcatatttaaaattgtttaacattttgagaaataaccttgtttgcttttttttttttcttttttttttttttaaactaaagttgGACGTGCcgctagctagcttagcttagcacaaagactggaaatgcagcagaaaaacggaaaatgtaacaaaatctACCTACTAGCacttctaaagctcactaattactTAACACATTGTACCCCGTTTGCttaacacacacttaaaaaattaaaagcataaaCTAAAAACAGAATTTCTCAATTTTACGGGGGTTATGTGCTGGGCTAGCTGGTTGCTCCCAACCAGGAAAGACTGGTGCACAAACtgctataaaaacacaatttgtggtttttacactttttgtaTGTATGACATGAGATAAGTTTGTTtgtaaactaaaaataaaaataaaaaaggtactGGTAGGCAGATTTCCCCATCTGcagcctttgtgctaagctaagctaaccagctgctggcagtAGCTTCATGTTtggcatacagacatgagagtagatcttctcatctaactctcggcaagaaagcTAATaagagtatttcccaaaatgtcgaacTATTACTTCAAGCTCACCCTCATGTTCGTTGCTGTACATCGATGACCAACTCTTCACCAACaaatttttttatcttcatgAAAAATCTTTGATTTTATCTTTGTCAAAACACATTCAGCATATGAAAATTAGAAGCCACACATCTTGACAGATTTTGTCTTTCCGTCAACATTCAGTCTAATTTTGCGTCACATCAACAGCtcactcagtgttttcatcatcttttgTTGCTTTTAGGAAAAATAAGTAGAAAAGCACACTATGAAACATCCCAATATCTTCTCAGCATTACCCCAGAACTATAAATTGAAACCAGGACATATaacaacaaacaatataaaaccaccatacaaacacacacacacacacacacacacacacacacacacacacactcacacatgttgTTCCTCAACAATCTCTggttaagattaaaaaaatgatagcTGGTCTTGTGGCCAAATTTCATATGATAATTAAGTGTCTAGTTGTGATTGATCAAATAGAGCtggattttccctttttcttttttcaccagAGGAAGTTAAAGACAACAAACTtttcaaagataaaaacatcCAACCTTTGCcttaaaaatcataataatgagaaaaaagaaatataatattacaaataaattaaaaacaccaatATATTACATTAATTAACCCCTTTTCATCACAAGCAACCCAAATTAATTTGAGCTTTTAGGTACATTCAAAATAAGCCGCTTGTTTGGTTTCAAGAGTCatctgtgactttttttaattcctAAGCCAAAATAGGAGGTTCAGTTAAGCGATTAAATTACATCTCACGACTTccacaagattaaaaaaaatgaactaaatgaaCCACACCCATGActgaaatcaaatcaattaTATTAATCAACCTAAATTCATGAGAATGGCAGCAAATAAATGCACTCAGATCATATCAGCTGCTCACCGAAACTACACAGTAATTAACTGGCACAACTAATCTCCATCTCACAGAACGCCAAACCATGAGACCATCAGCTCCATCACCCAAACATGTTGCTAAttctttttctgctgcagcactTTTGTTCCCCTTTCTCGAATGTGCTCCAGCGTCAAGATTGAAATACATCTCACAAATGGCACTAAAAAAAGGGCAGTACCcattaattaaatattgttAGTCGTCATCAATGTCTGGTGATGCCTCTTTTGAGGCTTGTACAGTAGGAAAAATATTCACttaatttgttttgtgctgtaaaCAGATTTCTGATTATTGCTAAATTAgcctgttttgtcattttgtttctgctgGTGTAACCAAATGgaatgactttgtttttcttcataatGTGCTTAAGACTTGAGCAAGACAGAAAACCTCCACAACCAGACTGTAATAACCAGCTATCTCCACATGGGGGCAACAGTGACCATGAAaggcaaagacaacaaagaaacCAGGGAGAAGGTAAGCCCACTGGATGCAGATCGAACCCGTCCATGGCCGTTGTTTCTGTTCCACTTGGACCCGTTTCTGTCTCGGACTCGAGGAGGCTTTGCAGGGTTGGAGACCGGGTTACGAGGGGGCTTGTATGGGGGAGAGTAAGGCCCATAGCCTGGCCAATCATCATTGTACCTTTCACCATGATCTCCACCCCCTGAGCCACTGCCCTCCTCACCTGGAACAAGGGAAAAGTAATTTCTGACTGATGTGCAGcgtggaaataaaaagaaagtgcTAATTTTACAATCCAAATAAAGGGTTTAAATTTTACGGATGTTGTTCCAGATTTTCATAATCACCAATACATACTGAGAAAAACCAAGGACTAACTAATACTCCTCATAagatatacagacacacagatatagAAATATTGACCGTCAGGAACACTCACTGTCCATGAAGTCCATGTCTTGTCCGCTCTGAGCATGTCTCAGTTTGTTGGTCACCACCCTCAGCTCCATGATCAGCTGTCTGGTCCTCACATCTGGCCTGGCAATATCCACCTCTACCTCAGGGTTGTTGATCTGGCTGACCAGCCCGTCACCTGTCACGTCTGGGAGGTACCTGAGTGTGTACACAAACAGGCATTcatgtacaaaaacagaaaactggaTGAATATGAACACAGATCTTTTCAAAGCGGTGCAAGGCAACTTTGCAATGTAGACATCCTTGACTTAGCTTAGTTTAAAATCCGTTTCaggcccttcgctgcatgtcaacccccctctctcttccttaactttcttgtctctctctctctctcactgtccctgtcacaataaagccaaaaaatgaccgagaaaaaaaaacaaaaaaaacttgctgcTGAATGGTTAGTAAATCCCTCCAAACTGTAGGAGCATCTGCTTGTTCAACTGCAGTATCTTATGTTTGatttctgcatgtgtgaaatTCAAACTACAGTTTTCAGGTACCTTGTCCACCACTGGTTAACATTAAGCTCAGCATCAGCACGGCTTCACTAAgttgctagcatggctgcatGCACCAGATCTTCTTAAAACTCTATACCAGAATGGCAAAATTGTATTTTTACCATTGACATATATAATAAGATGTACTCTATTCCCACAAGCTAATTATCGTGGTAAAACATTTTATACCAGCTGCTCTATCTATTCCAGTCTGGCTACAGTCCCACTTTGTGATTGAAGCTTCCAAGGTGGGTGTACTTTTACATAAAACTGTTGCCTAACAGCTGGAACATCATAGACACAAAATCATCCATTATGCAGACTAGTTTTTCCTACCTGTGTACCtctctcacaacacacacacacacacacacacacacacacacacacacacacacaggactacACAGTCTCTTTAAATCAGCCTGGATACATGCTGTTGGTCGATATCTGTGTACATAAAAGCAAGCAGACCCACATAGAGAGTATGTGGGTGACTGGTGGTGGCAAAATTAAACAAACTCAGTTCCATCTGTTGCATCCTGCCACCTCTGTACCATCACTCGCTCACTCCTCCCCCGCCTCTACCTATCCCCTCCCTCCATTCCTCGGCTCTGATCTTGCTCACCTCCCCCGGGTCTGCCCATTCCAGCAGCGGTCCTCATTAGTGACGTCGGCAGCCATCTTCTCATCGTTGCAGATGGTGTGTGGGAGGGACACCCAGAAGCCCCGCATAGGCCGCAGTCGCTCCTTCAGCTCGGTAACCTGTGCGGAGGCGGGAAGGAACTGGTTATGAGTCAGACCCGGTTTTAAAGTATCCTTGTTTGGTATGTCTGACTGGAGAAAGCATATGGAAGCTGCAGTGCTGACGTTGGACAAAGTCAAAAAACGGACATGACACTGCTTCTGGGTCAGTTCTTAAACCACATGCCTTTTATGTCTTATAAattgatatacagtaaataactGCTGTCCCTTtactctctcctctgctcttggTTTTATTTATAGTCCAGCGCTTCTGTCTTGCCAGATCACTCTGTGGTCACAGGAATACTGTCTGGGCTCTGACCGCTCTGTATTATTAGCTTCTTGTACCAAGCttatttttctccctcatttTGTCCACTTTCCACTTTCTGCTCAGTTGCTATGACTGAATCCTGGTACAAGCACAATACAATCATATCTGACATTCTTGATTGCAGTTTCAACATTAATATAGTTAAATCACACGCAACCCAAAAAGGTGAATATTTGAgtacttaaagctgcactagtaAGTATTTTGTCTTATAAAGAGCAGCTGAAATTACCAACCTGCCAAAAGACAAACCCAAACATAATTGTGTGTAGTGACAAACCAACAGATAATTATCACCCGACTGCAGTTTTCCCTCCCTTTGCAGAAGCTTGAAGCGTCTTTCAgcctgttgttttggttttcttgccagagctttaatgttttggttcactctcactgctctcatcaacaTTGTTTCCAGACACAGAAGACAAATAAGCTCTGATAAACGAATTGTAGCTCATTTACATCAGAAAGTACTCAGACATACTGCagactttgtcattatgggttattgagtgtagattgatgcgcaaaaatgtcaattttatacatttaaaattaaatctacatcataaacatgtttttagaaattcttTCAAATTTATTTAACTGAattctctcatttacaaaagtattcagacccttaatTCAGAAGTTTGTAATTAGAGCTTACAGCAAcgaagtgaaggggtgtgaatattttctgaactCATTGTAGCTGCTGAACTGGAgttagtggagaccaaaactgaGGTAGAAAAAAGTGAATATTGAGCTTAACTTTGCCGCAGTGCCAGAGACACGACTTTAAAattaatgctaacgttgctCTGTATCAACTGGATGTGCAAATAGTTAACTTTTTGCGAACAAACTCATCAAAACaactttataaatgtttatatcttgttatgctgcccccaagtggccaataaacaattattgttattgcaggtttaatcTGTTCTTAATTGACTATAATAGTGTTTCTTCCTCACCAGTCGGTCCAGGTTGGTGCCTGCAGCAGTGGTGGGTTTCTCTTCAGGGCTGTAGGTGCGGAAAGGCCTCCTGTTTCCCCCCGACTCTTTCGGTGAGCGTTTAGACCGACCTGGAGCAGGCCTGGGGCTTCCACAGCCCTGGAACACCTGAGTTAAGGAACAACAAAGCAACATCACTGTCAACAGCCGTGTCACAAGAGCATCTTTACAGTCTAATATAATCTTATCAAAAGATTTGCCAGTATAATGAAATACCCACCTTCAGATGTTCCTACAGTGATAATTAGTGTTATCCTAACTTTTCTCACAGAAGTTCTTTAACAACACCcgaccaaacaacaaaaaatgcctaaaaatgtAAAGCTCGTCATCAGTAGCTGTTTTTTAAGTAATGTTAAGAGTTATGGTGGTAAATGAAAGCTGAGAGATGAGCTCTGTGTAGTCAGTGTCTACACTAAGATTTAAATCAATGTGAACTGAAACAAGCAATATATATGAAAAAGGTTCTCCATAGCCTCCATAATTATGCTCTGttaatgaaaaacagcaaacgCAGAATGCTGAGCTGTAAAAGCGAGAGATGCCAGTTCCTTAAAGCGCTGTTACCACAAACCAGGAGCTTCTCTGTTTCCATCGAGATGTGGGTGTCTCTCTGGTGGATTAGCTCCTGGGATGCCTGCCATGTTTTAATCATACTGTCAGGCTGTCATGCTCTTCGGGTATAATTCCTGTCATTTTTACTGCATGTTCTCTCATTAAGAAGATTAAAATCAGAATTAAACAATAAGCAATATAGCTGTGACTTGTAAGAGTGATATTTTGAAAATGCTGgatgatgatttttatgcaGGCACAAAAGGTTCAGTGAATTATTATTGAATTACATTTCCGCTGAAGAACAGCCAAAATGAAAATTCGGGGAAAGCAATTTTCATCTGCTTGTGTTCTCGTTCTTACCTTAGTGGAGATGGTGACACTGTTTTCCTGCATGTGCATGATGGCCTCCGACACTTTCACGGAGATGGAGTCAGCTGCAAGCTCCATGTTGAATGGTCCCTCCAACTTCTCTGAAACCTGGTACAGAGCatctgacagaggagagaggaagagacagaaatagagatGGTAAGGTGATGAACCCTGCTATGACCACATTCATCCAAATATTCACTGTCAGGGTTatacaagcaaaaaaaaaaaaaaaaaaactctgttgGTGGCATATTGTAGACCTTGATAAACATCAAGACAATGGCTCCCTGTGTCTGGAATCTCTCAATGGCTAACCAGCTGAAGAGATTTGATTAACATCTGTTTATGGGGCGTTCAGGGAGATCAGGAAGCAAGCCAACATTTTatgcagagaaaaggagaaaggaaTGGTGGTTGGAGAAAAGGGTACATGAGGGTAAAATGGGCTTGAGTGCAGCAGACATGGATGGAGTGATGAAAGGTGAGAGGAAGCACTacacatgaaaagaaagaaaatgcaggGAATGTGTGGGTTTGATGAAAGGGGAAAGGAAACACAGGAAGACAGATCAATTGAGAAGGAGCAGAGAAGCATGAATGATTAATGGAGGAGGAATTCATTAGGGGAAAAGGAAGTCGAAAGTAAATGAGTGACAGAAGAGCAATAAAAGGATTCTACTTTTAGGTATGCTCAAtcttataatgataataattcaAAGTGTAGTTAAATGTCATTTAGGTCATAACATCTTTTTTCTTAAGGATCTAAAATCATTGAAAGCAAAGTTATTGTGGCACTTTGAAACATGGGTGCTTTAGCTGAAGTACATATTATACCTAATCcaaaaaaatatgtctttcACCTGGCCCTAAACCCACTTTAAAATCTATTAGGATGTATTGTTCATCCTACCCTCACCCACCAATGAAATTGTTCCATTCGGTGTCCAGGTCGGCCTGATTGGCTAAGCAGCCCTTCATCACGTTAAGGCACAGGGAGTGGCAGGGCCGCAGGGAGGGCATGCCTCGACACAGTGGGCAGTACCACTGACGCATCAGGCCACGCACACACTCTGAGTCTGCAGtcaactgaaaaaacaaagcagtgggAGTTGTGGCAGAAAGAATTAATAAGAGGGCACAATATTACCATTAGTATTACTGTGTAAGGGAACTTTATATGTTATGTCAGCAGCTCCACAAGCGAACCGCAGTTAGCTTGGAAAACAAGCACTTTCATTCCAGCTTTCTCTGGACAAAGTGCATACTCATTGCCAAGATGTTGGTTTTTTACTCTCAGGGTTCAAGTTGAAATTATCcagatattttaatttgaacaaaCTGGTTAGCTACAGGATCTCAActgtgcctttattttgaaaagtgccAGGCCTATGTCATTAACATTAGAGAAACTCTTCTCTACTGCAGCATCTTTTTGGATTCAGGGCAACAGGAATTATATGTTTAATTtacacaaaaatgacatgattAAATATATTACTTCATATGAGTATGATGTAGCTCAAGTAAAGTGCTGAAAAAAGCAGATACTGAATAGAATACAACTAGCAATAAGAACCAGTCACCTTTGTTGCTTTGTTAACAATATCCCGACCAGTAGCCAAGCCCTGAGACAGTGCTCTGGCAGCAATGAAAGCCCTGGACACCTGAATGTGAAACCAAAGAGAACAGAATCAGATCATCGCAGCTCAATGTGCTCTCTCATTCTTCATAACTGGAAGTACAGCTATACTGGATAGTTATACTGAAGCCATGGGTTTTCTCAAAGTGTCCATGTCAGCGCTGTATTGTTTTATCACAAGGCACACACTTGTACGCGTAGTTTGCGGGGCACATCTCCAAATGGCTGCAGCTGTTCGGCGTGTTTGCTGACACACTCCAGGTAATCCTCACTGAACTGATACTGGGGGTTGACGAGTGAGAAGACCCGCTCCACCAGTCTGGACCAGAAGTCTGACAGAACCTCTGTCAGACTTACACTGCCCCCTGTTGACAAAAGAGCAACTATGAGGAACCTGCCAGCATCAGCAAACAATGTCTgtaatctgaaaaataaaaaacatttctgaaagaCAGCATCTTATTAGGGGGCATTTCAGTGTCAGCAGAGTGGATGTacagggcttttttttcttttttaatctaaaCCACAATATGCTTTTGCACTGTGCTACTATGATGCCCAAAAGGGCAAGGTTAAAGGAGTAGTTCACCCCAAACTAAAAAGCCAGTCATTATCTAGACACTGCCATGTCAGCTGATGCTTttaaaacaaccaaacacacagtgagctaGGCACAGAGAGCTAACCTGAAGACAAGTaatgaaatagataaataaagcaTATAGCATCCATTAAATTTCTGCTGGAGTATTATAACGCTCAGGATATGTATCCCATGCAGTGCTTCCTGTCCTACGGCTGTAGAACGTGCATgcaattttaatgtttttaatttatttaattaatgttaataataagacattttaggttttgtttgctgcagtatttttctcatttcttacTTTAAATGTGCTTGGGTGCTTATTAAGTCTCTCCACATTTGACAACTGGCAGACATGATTCTGAATATGCGACTCTCCAATCTGTAGTCTACTATACAGCCTCAAATTAGCCGTCCATGCTGTTTGGCAGACAAAGACAGGTTGACTAAGCAGCAACAGCCTGCACAAAGACTCGCCAGCGAGCGGCTGTCATGCCAAAACAGAGCGATCCggaacagaaatagaaacagtCTGGCGTCCGTGGGATTCCAGgtctcttttttctcattttttttcccagttctttttttttctccagtttgGCATGTCAGTACTCCTTAAAAGACAATCCTGACTCTTTACTGTTGTCCCAGGCTGCTGTGGATTTACCACAACACGGGGACGGACTGAtaaaaccaaactaaactaGCAGTGCAACAGGGGATCATCACAGCTCTCACTTTGACCAGATCACCAGGTCTCtgcatttattaattcattgttGTGCTGATAGTACAGAGCCCAAGTTGCTTCCCTGAATAAATGTCCTCTAAAATTTGCTTGTtagcattcatttttattttgttgcaaaaaaaatgtttattgcaTCATACAAATTCAGAGAGTGTCGAATGAGAGTTAATAGAAGGTGGGTTAACTTGGGTTTTAAATACTGTACTCTAACTGCCTAAAATGTCCAAAACTGTCAttcatattttgcatttatttgccATTTCAGATTggagactgacagaaaatatgGCAAGGGAGTAAGGAAAAAAGGGTCACAGCTGGAAATGTGGACATTGCAATTACACAGCATGTATCTTAGACCACAAAACCACCAGGATGCCCCtaattttattgatttatgtAGCAAATCCAATCCTAACCGGTACCACTTTGACCATTAGACTAtctaaatacataaaacataatttgagTTCCTTTTTTTGAAATCTCATCTTCTATTAACATTGTTGGCTGCGGTGAATTAGGTCACTGAACTAACCAGAATAATATCTGCGGAGCTCCACAAACAGCTCCTGGAAGACGTGTGCATTCTGGGTGAAGAGACGGCCGTAGGTCTTGGTAAACATCTGATTCATAGACTTCTCTGACAGGTCTATAAGCTCTCTGAAGAAC
Protein-coding sequences here:
- the gpc2 gene encoding glypican-2; translation: MFLRPAVRMDTRLSFPRYPLLVLLCTVAALSGIRSPVASAGRSCADTRQVYAEKGYGTDIAPLTQISGEHLRLCPQDYTCCSSQMEETLALQSDRDFLRAVEDNSQFLLTTFTQRHRRFDEFFRELIDLSEKSMNQMFTKTYGRLFTQNAHVFQELFVELRRYYSGGSVSLTEVLSDFWSRLVERVFSLVNPQYQFSEDYLECVSKHAEQLQPFGDVPRKLRVQVSRAFIAARALSQGLATGRDIVNKATKLTADSECVRGLMRQWYCPLCRGMPSLRPCHSLCLNVMKGCLANQADLDTEWNNFIDALYQVSEKLEGPFNMELAADSISVKVSEAIMHMQENSVTISTKVFQGCGSPRPAPGRSKRSPKESGGNRRPFRTYSPEEKPTTAAGTNLDRLVTELKERLRPMRGFWVSLPHTICNDEKMAADVTNEDRCWNGQTRGRYLPDVTGDGLVSQINNPEVEVDIARPDVRTRQLIMELRVVTNKLRHAQSGQDMDFMDSEEGSGSGGGDHGERYNDDWPGYGPYSPPYKPPRNPVSNPAKPPRVRDRNGSKWNRNNGHGRVRSASSGLTFSLVSLLSLPFMVTVAPMWR